A window of the Hordeum vulgare subsp. vulgare chromosome 5H, MorexV3_pseudomolecules_assembly, whole genome shotgun sequence genome harbors these coding sequences:
- the LOC123397603 gene encoding uncharacterized protein LOC123397603: MPRNMMQIFSMKLAKAPINSGSIQLYGYIAARDEVDLRLNYVFNRTRDDPIIVQQGSLIEMNGPKRAILLIFDVLLEFDMRIKNGENEEDDLQLIDGISEFDGLLMSWRPHEVRIGGNCGAVDTSFALVHNSVEATVEVIISKVQTSFDLSLSSTIALLEMDKEFQLFSGNISESCGLGSFVIVVTWDTLLHLKFKVDHEGCNSNIERNCSFKAK, encoded by the exons ATGCCACGTAACATGATGCAGATCTTTTCAATGAAGTTAGCTAAAGCTCCTATCAACAGTGGCTCAATACAGTTATATGGATATATAGCAGCACGTGATGAAGTTGATCTAAGACTCAATTATGTTTTCAATCGTACCAGGGATGATCCCATCATTGTGCAGCAG GGTTCTCTCATTGAAATGAACGGTCCTAAGAGAGCCATCCTGTTGATATTTGATGTACTACTTGAGTTTGACATGAGGATCAAGAATGGGGAGAATGAAGAGGATGATTTACAGCTGATTGATGGAATCTCAGAATTTGATGGTTTACTCATGTCATGGAGACCACACGAGGTTCGCATTGGTGGAAATTGTGGTGCAGTTGATACGTCCTTTGCACTTGTTCATAATTCAGTCGAGGCCACAGTAGAAGTTATCATATCAAAAGTGCAGACTAGCTTTGATTTATCTCTCAGTTCTACAATCGCTCTTCTGGAGATGGATAAAGAATTCCAGCTCTTCAGTGGAAACATTAGTGAGTCCTGTGGCTTAGGAAGCTTTGTGATTGTTGTCACATGGGATACACTGTTGCATTTGAAGTTCAAGGTTGATCATGAAGGCTGTAACAGTAATATTGAACGCAATTGTTCCTTCAAAGCTAAGTGA